The proteins below are encoded in one region of Rhododendron vialii isolate Sample 1 chromosome 7a, ASM3025357v1:
- the LOC131333976 gene encoding uncharacterized protein LOC131333976 isoform X2 — MSTTRLITPQSLTNLQIKPCSKSETFICSSSPGFRLVISKQNDRSCFANDGGLRYRSGGRGLRRGRNGSMDLVVYSDVQPGGAPLPSDPSSNSCRKGWILGALITIMLPFLRNKWGPLFKLTKDVEAVAERAEHVTKVVEEVAEEVDKVAKEVADELPKGGKLEKAIESVENAAEKADKAAHLADDLIDKVEEVDKEVESLMEPVNDQAKETAAKEASDQK; from the exons ATGTCGACAACCAGATTGATCACCCCTCAAAGTTTGACCAATTTACAAATCAAGCCCTGTTCGAAGTCCGAAACTTTCATCTGTAGTAGCAGTCCCGGATTTCGTTTGGTGATTTCGAAACAGAATGATCGATCTTGTTTTGCCAATGATGGAGGGCTGAGGTATCGCAGCGGTGGAAGGGGATTGCGGAGGGGCAGAAATGGAAGCAT GGACTTGGTTGTGTACAGCGATGTCCAACCAGGAGGAGCTCCCCTTCCTTCCGACCCGTCTTCGAATTCCTG CAGGAAAGGTTGGATTCTCGGAGCGCTAATTACCATCATGCTACCCTTTCTGAGGAACAAATGGGGGCCTTTATTCAAATTGACCA AGGACGTTGAAGCCGTGGCGGAGAGAGCAGAACATGTAACAAAAGTGGTTGAGGAGGTAGCGGAGGAAGTGGACAAGGTGGCGAAGGAGGTGGCAGATGAGCTCCCGAAAGGTGGAAAGCTAGAGAAGGCCATTGAATCTGTCGAAAATGCAGCCGAGAAAGCGGATAAGGCTGCCCATTTAGCAGATGATCTCATTGACAAG GTTGAGGAAGTAGACAAAGAGGTGGAGTCTTTAATGGAACCAGTCAATGATCAAGCAAAGGAGACAGCAGCTAAAGAAGCATCTGACCAAAAGTAA
- the LOC131333976 gene encoding uncharacterized protein LOC131333976 isoform X1 — translation MSTTRLITPQSLTNLQIKPCSKSETFICSSSPGFRLVISKQNDRSCFANDGGLRYRSGGRGLRRGRNGSMDLVVYSDVQPGGAPLPSDPSSNSCFPLSNINKYFHWYSSRKGWILGALITIMLPFLRNKWGPLFKLTKDVEAVAERAEHVTKVVEEVAEEVDKVAKEVADELPKGGKLEKAIESVENAAEKADKAAHLADDLIDKVEEVDKEVESLMEPVNDQAKETAAKEASDQK, via the exons ATGTCGACAACCAGATTGATCACCCCTCAAAGTTTGACCAATTTACAAATCAAGCCCTGTTCGAAGTCCGAAACTTTCATCTGTAGTAGCAGTCCCGGATTTCGTTTGGTGATTTCGAAACAGAATGATCGATCTTGTTTTGCCAATGATGGAGGGCTGAGGTATCGCAGCGGTGGAAGGGGATTGCGGAGGGGCAGAAATGGAAGCAT GGACTTGGTTGTGTACAGCGATGTCCAACCAGGAGGAGCTCCCCTTCCTTCCGACCCGTCTTCGAATTCCTG CTTTCCCCTCTCCAACATCAATAAATATTTTCACTGGTATTCTAGCAGGAAAGGTTGGATTCTCGGAGCGCTAATTACCATCATGCTACCCTTTCTGAGGAACAAATGGGGGCCTTTATTCAAATTGACCA AGGACGTTGAAGCCGTGGCGGAGAGAGCAGAACATGTAACAAAAGTGGTTGAGGAGGTAGCGGAGGAAGTGGACAAGGTGGCGAAGGAGGTGGCAGATGAGCTCCCGAAAGGTGGAAAGCTAGAGAAGGCCATTGAATCTGTCGAAAATGCAGCCGAGAAAGCGGATAAGGCTGCCCATTTAGCAGATGATCTCATTGACAAG GTTGAGGAAGTAGACAAAGAGGTGGAGTCTTTAATGGAACCAGTCAATGATCAAGCAAAGGAGACAGCAGCTAAAGAAGCATCTGACCAAAAGTAA
- the LOC131333976 gene encoding uncharacterized protein LOC131333976 isoform X3, producing MSTTRLITPQSLTNLQIKPCSKSETFICSSSPGFRLVISKQNDRSCFANDGGLRYRSGGRGLRRGRNGSMDLVVYSDVQPGGAPLPSDPSSNSWKGWILGALITIMLPFLRNKWGPLFKLTKDVEAVAERAEHVTKVVEEVAEEVDKVAKEVADELPKGGKLEKAIESVENAAEKADKAAHLADDLIDKVEEVDKEVESLMEPVNDQAKETAAKEASDQK from the exons ATGTCGACAACCAGATTGATCACCCCTCAAAGTTTGACCAATTTACAAATCAAGCCCTGTTCGAAGTCCGAAACTTTCATCTGTAGTAGCAGTCCCGGATTTCGTTTGGTGATTTCGAAACAGAATGATCGATCTTGTTTTGCCAATGATGGAGGGCTGAGGTATCGCAGCGGTGGAAGGGGATTGCGGAGGGGCAGAAATGGAAGCAT GGACTTGGTTGTGTACAGCGATGTCCAACCAGGAGGAGCTCCCCTTCCTTCCGACCCGTCTTCGAATTCCTG GAAAGGTTGGATTCTCGGAGCGCTAATTACCATCATGCTACCCTTTCTGAGGAACAAATGGGGGCCTTTATTCAAATTGACCA AGGACGTTGAAGCCGTGGCGGAGAGAGCAGAACATGTAACAAAAGTGGTTGAGGAGGTAGCGGAGGAAGTGGACAAGGTGGCGAAGGAGGTGGCAGATGAGCTCCCGAAAGGTGGAAAGCTAGAGAAGGCCATTGAATCTGTCGAAAATGCAGCCGAGAAAGCGGATAAGGCTGCCCATTTAGCAGATGATCTCATTGACAAG GTTGAGGAAGTAGACAAAGAGGTGGAGTCTTTAATGGAACCAGTCAATGATCAAGCAAAGGAGACAGCAGCTAAAGAAGCATCTGACCAAAAGTAA